From Mycolicibacterium fluoranthenivorans, one genomic window encodes:
- a CDS encoding phage tail protein, which translates to MTIPLGEPTFIGNADVRLGFWGMPRQAGDPRRVGGTFTVVNGEGELLLDVFIGPKGDPGEPMPVMDVQWDSSVATIGDLPDVTTLNESDNGRAWIIGTTWYVYVDKIGTDGTYKAVDAGIPGPRGITPDVNFTASFRETSDPDDDDINVTPAGTLVAPWFNIEFPSEKLRGPVGPSTILRGAPDYDNTLPPQDGQGIVWSDLLGKFKPGDLSPTAATMVTIPEANFTAYQGNAGRQLLASLDLDPLAYAWYPDVTGHLYWARYSPNILSPSSAQVEIEVRIGITGASTGENEPLCGLGRYDPSTLDSLTVSHIHPHFSDTEDPTRAVGPDSGTGRVPAGQAMTLYVFGHKKGGTGSWKFTTPQSQVRLLQFPVS; encoded by the coding sequence ATGACCATTCCACTCGGTGAACCCACATTCATCGGCAATGCTGATGTGCGGCTGGGGTTCTGGGGTATGCCGCGCCAGGCAGGCGACCCACGCCGGGTCGGCGGCACGTTCACCGTCGTCAACGGTGAGGGCGAGCTGCTCCTCGACGTGTTCATCGGCCCGAAGGGCGACCCCGGCGAGCCGATGCCGGTCATGGATGTGCAGTGGGACTCCTCGGTGGCCACCATCGGCGACCTGCCCGACGTCACCACCCTCAACGAGTCCGACAACGGCCGGGCATGGATCATCGGCACCACCTGGTACGTCTACGTCGACAAGATCGGCACAGACGGCACCTACAAAGCTGTCGACGCGGGCATCCCCGGCCCGCGCGGCATCACACCAGATGTGAACTTCACGGCCAGCTTCCGCGAAACGTCCGACCCGGATGACGACGACATCAACGTCACGCCGGCCGGCACGCTGGTCGCGCCGTGGTTCAACATCGAATTCCCGTCCGAGAAGCTGCGCGGACCGGTGGGCCCGTCGACGATCCTGCGCGGTGCACCGGACTACGACAACACCCTGCCGCCGCAGGACGGCCAGGGGATCGTCTGGTCGGACTTGCTCGGCAAGTTCAAGCCCGGTGATCTGTCGCCGACCGCGGCCACCATGGTCACGATCCCGGAAGCGAATTTCACGGCATACCAGGGCAACGCGGGCCGCCAGCTGTTGGCGTCGTTGGATCTCGATCCACTGGCCTACGCCTGGTACCCGGACGTGACGGGGCATCTCTACTGGGCGCGCTACAGCCCGAACATTCTGTCTCCGTCGTCCGCGCAGGTCGAGATCGAGGTCCGTATCGGGATCACCGGGGCGTCCACGGGTGAGAACGAGCCGCTGTGCGGCCTGGGCCGGTACGACCCGTCGACGCTGGACTCGTTGACGGTGTCGCACATCCACCCGCACTTCTCCGACACCGAGGACCCGACTCGCGCGGTCGGCCCGGACTCTGGCACCGGGCGCGTGCCCGCCGGCCAGGCGATGACGCTCTACGTGTTCGGGCACAAGAAGGGCGGCACCGGCTCGTGGAAGTTCACGACGCCGCAGTCGCAGGTCCGGCTGCTGCAGTTCCCGGTGTCCTGA
- a CDS encoding phage gene 29 protein family protein has product MPYQQSADMINPNTFPYMNAVPKMDLPAFLDRVDRLRDAMTDPVGPSGVAMMVDEGSIANIAFHLAMAGGDVDDEKSYIWPDVDEDDAGMFRLINWRLKSEFDPPPKAEVDPEEVERMAARAREELDKQLPKEVRDLLLQQIAKEFTVDTTEPDDEKKGGGA; this is encoded by the coding sequence ATGCCGTACCAACAGTCCGCGGACATGATCAACCCGAACACGTTCCCGTACATGAACGCGGTCCCGAAGATGGATCTGCCCGCTTTCCTTGATCGGGTGGACCGGCTGCGCGACGCGATGACCGACCCCGTGGGGCCATCTGGTGTCGCGATGATGGTCGACGAGGGCTCAATCGCCAACATTGCCTTCCACCTGGCGATGGCCGGCGGGGACGTCGATGACGAGAAGTCCTACATCTGGCCCGATGTTGACGAGGACGACGCCGGCATGTTCCGGCTCATCAACTGGCGACTCAAGTCCGAGTTCGATCCGCCACCGAAGGCCGAGGTGGACCCCGAAGAGGTCGAGCGCATGGCCGCCCGGGCGCGCGAAGAGCTGGACAAGCAGCTCCCGAAAGAGGTGCGCGACTTGCTCCTTCAGCAGATCGCGAAGGAATTCACGGTGGACACCACCGAACCTGACGACGAGAAGAAGGGCGGCGGGGCATGA
- a CDS encoding HNH endonuclease signature motif containing protein → MSKEIPERVGQRAFDRWTLGENGCHISTYSVQSRGYAQIGWRDEKGNHGTTAHRAAWVHVHGQVADGFDVDHCNPEHCDKRCVNVDHLRLLTVAQNRRQEGRGFPLGFCKRGHPNSGRVQNHRGAWICPTCKRDQTRESYLRCQARKAAA, encoded by the coding sequence TTGAGCAAAGAGATTCCGGAGCGCGTCGGCCAACGTGCCTTCGACCGTTGGACTCTCGGCGAGAACGGCTGTCACATCAGCACGTACTCGGTGCAGTCGCGCGGCTATGCGCAGATCGGCTGGCGCGACGAGAAGGGCAACCACGGCACCACCGCGCACCGGGCGGCGTGGGTGCACGTTCACGGCCAGGTCGCCGATGGGTTCGACGTCGATCACTGCAACCCGGAGCACTGCGACAAGCGGTGTGTGAATGTCGACCATCTGCGGCTGCTGACCGTGGCTCAGAACCGCCGGCAGGAGGGGCGCGGGTTCCCGCTGGGGTTCTGTAAGCGGGGTCATCCGAACAGCGGGCGGGTGCAGAACCACCGTGGCGCGTGGATCTGCCCGACGTGTAAGCGCGACCAGACTCGTGAGTCGTATCTGCGTTGCCAGGCGCGGAAGGCGGCTGCCTGA
- a CDS encoding phage major capsid protein — MMTATKLADLQKAALAQTAKAREIIEANPDKAPSEWGDNTRVDYDTAIKAAKDLLDQIKTAKQDLAILDQAKGLAAEIGEPAVEDLDVQGKQPIRERVKALGLQVVESPEFKAMLKPFGGLDAARIPEKARIQSDPIGIKGLFVGGTDTSAGAFVVNEQTGIVEMLGRKELKIRDLVSVRRTGSDTVEYVEQTAHTNAAAVVPEATSSAAPQAPAGTVQADLVRDPNGGYKPEGSWAFVRRTAVVKTIAEWVPSTKRALADVAQLEGLINDELRADIAEAEESQILSGDGTGENFTGIRNWSGIQTQAFSTDIFETARKAITKARVVGRVNPNAIVVSPATAEIIDLAKDLNGQYRYGGPQSIGPRTLWGRPVVESETQPDTDILVGDFSKAVLWDREQTTVTISDSHADFFIRNMVAILAEERCAFAVTRPKAFVKAALS, encoded by the coding sequence ATGATGACGGCAACCAAGCTGGCGGACCTCCAGAAGGCCGCGCTGGCGCAGACCGCGAAGGCCCGCGAGATCATCGAGGCCAACCCCGACAAGGCGCCCAGCGAGTGGGGTGACAACACCCGCGTCGACTACGACACCGCGATCAAGGCCGCCAAGGATCTGCTCGATCAGATCAAGACGGCCAAGCAGGATCTGGCGATCCTCGATCAGGCCAAGGGCCTGGCCGCGGAGATCGGCGAGCCCGCCGTCGAGGACCTGGACGTCCAGGGCAAGCAGCCGATCCGCGAGCGGGTCAAGGCACTGGGCCTGCAGGTCGTGGAGTCGCCGGAGTTCAAGGCGATGCTCAAGCCCTTCGGCGGCCTGGACGCCGCGCGTATCCCCGAGAAGGCGCGCATCCAGTCCGACCCGATCGGCATCAAGGGCCTGTTCGTCGGCGGCACCGACACCAGCGCGGGCGCGTTTGTGGTCAACGAGCAGACCGGCATCGTGGAGATGCTCGGCCGCAAGGAGCTCAAGATCCGCGATCTGGTCTCCGTGCGTCGGACCGGTTCGGACACCGTGGAATACGTCGAGCAGACCGCACACACGAACGCCGCGGCGGTCGTGCCGGAAGCCACCAGCTCGGCGGCACCGCAAGCTCCGGCCGGCACCGTGCAGGCCGACCTGGTGCGCGATCCCAACGGCGGCTACAAGCCCGAGGGCTCGTGGGCATTCGTGCGGCGCACCGCGGTCGTCAAGACCATCGCCGAATGGGTGCCGTCCACCAAGCGAGCACTCGCCGACGTCGCCCAGCTGGAAGGGCTGATCAACGACGAGCTGCGCGCCGACATCGCCGAAGCCGAAGAGAGCCAGATCCTCTCGGGCGATGGCACCGGTGAGAACTTCACCGGCATCCGCAACTGGTCGGGCATCCAGACCCAAGCCTTCTCGACCGACATCTTCGAGACCGCCCGTAAGGCGATCACGAAGGCGCGCGTCGTTGGCCGGGTCAACCCGAATGCCATCGTGGTCTCCCCGGCGACGGCCGAGATCATCGACCTGGCCAAGGACCTGAACGGCCAGTACCGCTACGGCGGTCCGCAGTCGATCGGCCCGCGCACGCTGTGGGGCCGGCCGGTCGTCGAGTCGGAGACCCAGCCCGACACCGACATCCTGGTCGGCGACTTCTCCAAGGCCGTCCTGTGGGACCGGGAGCAGACCACGGTGACGATCTCGGATTCGCACGCCGACTTCTTCATCCGGAACATGGTCGCGATCCTGGCCGAGGAGCGGTGCGCGTTCGCCGTCACCCGTCCGAAGGCCTTCGTCAAGGCCGCGCTGTCCTGA
- a CDS encoding HK97 family phage prohead protease: MLTKNTPVSKVKAGPDDGLAEGEFIVYPSTFIKQPDAYGDIVAPGAFLKTIATWKNSGLVLPGLFGHRMDDPDFYVAGAQDMGEDGHGWWVKGLFDLESPKGPHVYRLVKGRRLNQLSFAYDVIDAAGVELENGVRAYELRELKVYEFSFVPIGANQDTSVVAVKAIAEHVIIDLKAGRVLSAKNESALRDAHAAIGTVLSALDSSTSDEGKASGDGPSRKESEASGTGEASQEPSVDTSALDLLELDIELGATNSEIGAATS, from the coding sequence ATGCTCACCAAGAACACACCGGTATCCAAGGTGAAGGCCGGTCCTGATGACGGCTTGGCCGAAGGCGAATTCATCGTCTATCCATCCACATTCATCAAGCAGCCCGACGCCTATGGCGACATCGTGGCACCAGGCGCGTTCCTCAAGACCATCGCGACGTGGAAGAACTCTGGTCTGGTGCTGCCGGGTCTGTTCGGTCACCGCATGGACGACCCCGATTTCTACGTGGCCGGCGCCCAGGACATGGGCGAGGACGGGCACGGCTGGTGGGTCAAAGGCCTGTTCGATCTGGAGTCGCCGAAGGGTCCGCACGTCTACCGGCTTGTGAAGGGCCGCAGGCTCAATCAGCTGTCGTTCGCGTACGACGTGATCGACGCGGCGGGTGTCGAGCTGGAGAACGGTGTCCGCGCGTACGAGCTGCGCGAGCTGAAGGTCTATGAGTTCTCGTTTGTGCCGATTGGCGCGAATCAGGACACGTCGGTCGTGGCAGTGAAGGCAATCGCCGAGCACGTCATCATCGACCTCAAAGCTGGCCGCGTGCTGTCGGCCAAGAACGAGAGCGCATTACGCGACGCCCACGCCGCTATCGGCACGGTGTTGTCAGCTCTCGACAGCAGCACATCTGACGAGGGGAAGGCCAGCGGTGATGGTCCGTCTCGCAAGGAATCCGAGGCATCGGGTACCGGTGAGGCCAGCCAGGAGCCGTCCGTCGATACCTCGGCGCTGGATCTGCTGGAGCTCGATATCGAGCTCGGCGCAACCAATTCCGAGATAGGAGCAGCAACATCATGA
- a CDS encoding phage portal protein: MSFVVSGGSVQSLSRASFNVPLRLPVSASAMPWEYDKLWRTQPAVRTVVTFLARNIAQLGLPLYQRESDTERKRLQDHPLATLLRRPNPWTTRYRFINALVHDYAIYDVAYLLKSKVDDGTVGLIRLPPSMVTPKGDNWLTPAQFEVVGTKERKTYDADQVVYFRGYSANEDVGVSPLESLRQILLEDWAGSRMREQTMNNGARVSGYIKRPPKTESGDWSKESRDRFREQWQQQYVGEGAKAGGTPILEDGMTFVPAAQTAKELQYVEGRKLTREEVAAAYFIPPPMVGILDHASFSNITEQHKMLYQDTLGPWLTMIQDEIALQLVPDFEKSKPHDFYVEFNLREKLTGAFEERASAMQSAIGGPYLTVNEGRAMDNRPPVEGGDELIRPLNVTQNGDQNPVPAEDGGPAPATTRTEKPPAEPDDEQDQED, from the coding sequence ATGTCGTTCGTCGTCTCTGGCGGGTCGGTGCAGAGCTTGTCGCGCGCGAGCTTCAACGTGCCGCTCCGATTGCCGGTGTCCGCGTCGGCGATGCCGTGGGAGTACGACAAGCTGTGGCGCACCCAGCCCGCGGTGCGCACCGTCGTCACATTCCTGGCCCGCAACATCGCCCAGCTCGGCCTGCCGCTGTACCAACGCGAGAGCGACACGGAACGGAAGCGGCTGCAAGATCATCCTCTGGCGACGCTGCTGCGCCGGCCGAACCCGTGGACCACGCGATACCGGTTCATCAACGCGCTGGTGCACGACTACGCCATCTATGACGTGGCGTACCTACTGAAGTCGAAGGTCGACGACGGCACCGTGGGCCTGATCCGACTGCCACCGTCGATGGTCACGCCCAAAGGCGATAACTGGCTGACCCCGGCGCAATTCGAGGTGGTTGGCACCAAGGAACGCAAGACATACGACGCCGATCAGGTGGTGTACTTCCGCGGTTACAGCGCCAACGAGGACGTCGGGGTGTCCCCGCTGGAGTCGCTGCGGCAAATCCTGCTGGAGGACTGGGCCGGGTCGCGGATGCGCGAGCAGACCATGAACAACGGCGCCCGGGTATCGGGTTACATCAAGCGGCCGCCGAAGACCGAATCCGGTGACTGGTCGAAGGAATCGCGGGATCGGTTCCGGGAGCAGTGGCAGCAGCAGTATGTCGGCGAAGGCGCGAAGGCTGGCGGAACACCGATCCTCGAGGACGGCATGACGTTCGTTCCGGCCGCCCAGACCGCGAAGGAATTGCAGTACGTCGAGGGTCGGAAGCTGACTCGAGAAGAGGTCGCCGCGGCGTACTTCATCCCGCCGCCCATGGTCGGGATCTTGGATCACGCCTCGTTTTCCAACATCACCGAGCAGCACAAGATGCTGTACCAGGACACGCTCGGGCCGTGGCTGACGATGATCCAGGACGAGATCGCGCTGCAGCTGGTGCCCGACTTCGAGAAGTCCAAGCCGCACGACTTCTACGTGGAATTCAACCTGCGGGAGAAGCTCACTGGCGCATTCGAGGAGCGTGCCAGTGCGATGCAATCGGCGATCGGTGGTCCGTACCTGACTGTCAACGAGGGTCGGGCGATGGACAACCGGCCGCCGGTCGAGGGCGGCGACGAGTTGATCCGGCCGCTGAATGTCACTCAGAACGGTGATCAGAACCCGGTGCCCGCCGAAGATGGCGGCCCGGCGCCAGCGACGACACGCACCGAGAAGCCGCCGGCCGAACCGGACGACGAGCAGGACCAGGAGGACTGA
- a CDS encoding terminase large subunit: MMTAGRTRSTRSQPARSATTDSPWADVDLDELKLSPEVAWYLEDRGYPVPDCPPLIKTPEPRDFPGARFDPARVDKVIAAFRQLRHTKGRFAGQRFDPDCWQVAYMIAPVAGWVHRSIDSGKWVRIITIAYFDMPRKNGKTTTAAGWGIYLTAADDEFGAQVVAAATTKEQAGFVFEPIRQLVNKSPGLKRHLRALKHRITHAASGSYFQPIANAGDAQHGADIHGGIVDELHLHKDMVLIEALETGTGSREQPLIIYITTADAGRRHTPYDEKRQLIEKLARGVLKRATTYGVVFAAEKTDDPFAVSTWKKANPGLGISPTMRFMVEAAEKAKDSPAELARFLRLHLGIRTKQETRYLDVDHWDVNASIVIPERLKGRECYGGLDLGSTSDLTALLWVFPNDDGTFDLLARHWAPEDSIAALDERTAGAASGWVKQGWLTTTPGNVTDYDFIEAQIGRDRDEFLVKEIAFDRWNSQQLINNLISDGAPMITMGQGFASMSAPTKDLQRLIRVGAQVDDQGVPVKPIVRHGGNPLLRWEIDNFAVVMDPAGNVKPDKANAGDKIDGVVALIMAISRAIAAREAAATSAYDDDEGEGLMVV; this comes from the coding sequence ATGATGACCGCGGGTCGGACGAGATCAACCCGTTCGCAACCGGCGCGCTCGGCGACGACTGACAGCCCCTGGGCCGACGTCGATCTCGACGAGCTGAAGCTCAGCCCCGAGGTCGCCTGGTATCTGGAGGACCGCGGGTATCCGGTTCCGGACTGCCCGCCGCTGATCAAGACGCCGGAGCCGCGGGACTTCCCGGGTGCCCGGTTCGATCCGGCGCGGGTTGACAAGGTGATCGCGGCATTTCGGCAGCTGCGCCACACCAAGGGCCGGTTTGCGGGCCAGCGGTTCGATCCGGACTGCTGGCAGGTGGCGTACATGATCGCCCCGGTCGCCGGGTGGGTGCATCGCTCGATCGACTCGGGCAAGTGGGTGCGCATCATCACGATCGCGTACTTCGATATGCCGCGTAAGAACGGCAAGACGACGACGGCGGCCGGGTGGGGCATCTACCTGACGGCCGCCGATGACGAGTTCGGTGCCCAGGTGGTCGCGGCCGCGACGACGAAAGAACAAGCCGGGTTCGTCTTCGAGCCGATCCGACAGCTGGTGAACAAGTCGCCGGGGCTGAAGCGGCACCTGCGGGCTCTGAAGCATCGGATCACGCACGCGGCCAGCGGTAGTTACTTCCAGCCGATCGCGAACGCAGGTGATGCGCAGCACGGCGCAGACATCCACGGCGGGATTGTCGACGAGCTGCACCTGCACAAGGACATGGTGCTGATCGAGGCACTGGAGACCGGCACCGGTTCGCGTGAGCAGCCGCTCATCATCTACATCACGACGGCGGACGCCGGGCGGCGGCACACACCGTATGACGAGAAGCGGCAGCTGATCGAGAAGCTGGCGCGCGGTGTGCTGAAGCGGGCCACCACCTACGGCGTGGTGTTCGCCGCGGAGAAGACCGACGACCCGTTCGCGGTGTCGACGTGGAAAAAGGCGAACCCCGGCCTGGGGATCTCGCCAACCATGCGGTTCATGGTCGAGGCCGCGGAGAAGGCCAAGGATTCGCCGGCCGAGCTGGCCCGGTTCCTGCGGCTGCATCTGGGGATCCGGACCAAGCAGGAAACCCGATATCTGGACGTGGATCACTGGGACGTCAACGCCTCGATAGTGATTCCGGAGAGGTTGAAGGGTCGCGAGTGCTATGGCGGCCTGGACCTCGGATCGACCTCGGACCTCACGGCGCTGCTGTGGGTGTTCCCGAACGACGACGGCACGTTCGATCTCCTGGCCCGGCATTGGGCGCCAGAGGATTCGATCGCGGCGCTCGACGAGCGGACGGCGGGCGCGGCGTCTGGGTGGGTGAAGCAGGGCTGGCTGACGACGACGCCGGGCAACGTGACGGACTACGACTTCATCGAGGCGCAGATCGGCCGGGACCGGGATGAGTTCCTGGTCAAGGAGATCGCTTTCGACCGCTGGAATTCGCAGCAGCTGATCAACAACCTGATCAGCGACGGCGCTCCGATGATCACGATGGGCCAGGGCTTCGCCAGCATGTCGGCCCCGACGAAGGATCTGCAACGGCTGATCCGGGTCGGTGCGCAGGTGGATGACCAGGGCGTCCCGGTGAAACCGATAGTGCGGCACGGCGGCAATCCGCTGCTGCGGTGGGAGATCGACAACTTCGCGGTGGTGATGGACCCCGCGGGAAATGTGAAGCCTGACAAGGCGAATGCCGGCGACAAGATCGACGGTGTGGTGGCACTCATCATGGCGATATCGCGAGCGATCGCGGCCCGTGAAGCGGCGGCCACCTCGGCATATGACGACGACGAAGGCGAAGGGCTGATGGTGGTATGA
- a CDS encoding phage terminase small subunit P27 family, producing the protein MLLLNGRKEGQDSAGRPVPKPPAFKRLAPNPPTWLSREAKAEWKRVVPGLVLLDLVKPEDRATLTAYCEVWSRFVKATRDIAKNGLVVRNTSVRKDGTESTWFTKNPAVAIAEQAETRLRQYANDFGLTPAGERNVSKRDDDRGSDEINPFATGALGDD; encoded by the coding sequence TTGCTGCTGCTCAACGGCCGTAAAGAGGGCCAGGACAGCGCGGGTCGACCGGTTCCGAAGCCGCCGGCATTCAAGCGGCTGGCGCCGAATCCGCCCACGTGGCTGTCCCGCGAGGCGAAGGCCGAGTGGAAGCGCGTCGTGCCGGGCCTGGTGCTGTTGGACCTCGTGAAGCCGGAGGATCGGGCAACGCTGACGGCCTACTGCGAGGTGTGGTCGCGGTTCGTGAAGGCGACGCGGGATATCGCGAAGAACGGCCTGGTGGTTCGCAACACGTCGGTGCGCAAGGACGGCACCGAGTCGACGTGGTTCACCAAGAATCCGGCGGTGGCCATCGCCGAGCAGGCCGAGACACGGCTGCGGCAGTACGCGAATGACTTTGGGCTGACGCCAGCCGGCGAACGCAACGTGTCGAAGCGGGATGATGACCGCGGGTCGGACGAGATCAACCCGTTCGCAACCGGCGCGCTCGGCGACGACTGA
- a CDS encoding HNH endonuclease signature motif containing protein: MAGSMKAYRLQFPYCAHPGCTRLGDHVDHIVPLAELTKNDHRRYAWSNYQTLCEPHHQQKTTADALRGKTRLR; this comes from the coding sequence ATGGCCGGATCGATGAAGGCCTACCGCCTCCAGTTCCCTTACTGCGCACACCCCGGTTGCACACGCCTCGGTGACCACGTCGACCACATCGTGCCCCTGGCCGAGCTCACCAAGAACGACCACCGCCGATACGCCTGGTCCAACTACCAGACCCTCTGCGAGCCACACCACCAACAGAAGACCACCGCGGACGCCCTCCGCGGCAAGACCAGATTGAGGTAA
- a CDS encoding DNA-binding protein, with protein MSDKDIRPADFDFSDAEIEDVDLAETEVIVDGARLTDERADEIAADVLAKARGHAETLVPGGKSLTGDGKHSPIVQTRVPEVTRDKLKVIADRRGVGVSKVLRIAIDELIEREGA; from the coding sequence ATGAGCGACAAGGACATCCGCCCGGCCGATTTCGATTTCAGCGACGCCGAGATCGAGGACGTCGACCTGGCTGAGACCGAGGTGATCGTCGACGGTGCGCGTCTCACCGACGAGCGGGCCGACGAGATTGCGGCCGACGTGCTCGCGAAGGCGCGCGGCCATGCCGAGACTCTCGTGCCGGGTGGGAAGTCGCTGACCGGCGACGGGAAGCACTCCCCGATTGTTCAGACCCGCGTGCCGGAGGTGACCCGGGACAAGCTCAAGGTGATCGCGGACCGCCGCGGTGTCGGGGTGTCCAAGGTGCTCCGGATCGCGATCGACGAGCTGATCGAACGCGAAGGCGCATAG
- a CDS encoding DUF1922 domain-containing protein, with protein sequence MASHGVMMNVCQACKRQAQLYLCDDCETTLANMLDQIPWLLDELDARIQGMDRIPHGTIGRQRRPHEMSVIDFDACETARETRKMLQQWVETVTKKHTGRIPPGLDTNATRDFARWLQVNTAAIARLDCAGALYHDINKLVGASQRGGQLVTAINRVERHFAGPCPTVRGYDNTGKPIECGHGLYADVDERTVVCPVCDQKIDVARNLDKAAVDRDLLPEPKLLEVLKNLGEPVSRVKLYQWIREGRIRPRGWMHQGKIVQFRIRRGDPAVYSLARARKLRTKEIGQ encoded by the coding sequence ATGGCCAGCCACGGCGTGATGATGAACGTCTGCCAGGCATGCAAGCGCCAGGCCCAGCTCTACCTCTGCGACGACTGCGAGACCACCCTGGCCAACATGCTTGACCAAATCCCTTGGCTGCTCGACGAACTCGACGCCCGCATCCAAGGAATGGACCGCATCCCCCACGGCACCATCGGCCGCCAACGCCGCCCGCACGAAATGTCCGTCATCGACTTCGATGCCTGTGAGACCGCCCGCGAGACACGAAAGATGCTGCAGCAGTGGGTGGAGACGGTCACCAAGAAGCACACCGGCCGCATCCCGCCCGGACTCGACACCAACGCCACCCGTGACTTCGCGCGGTGGCTACAGGTCAACACCGCGGCCATCGCGCGGCTCGACTGCGCGGGCGCGCTCTACCACGACATCAACAAGCTCGTCGGCGCCAGCCAGCGCGGCGGCCAGCTCGTCACCGCAATCAACCGCGTTGAACGCCACTTCGCCGGACCCTGCCCAACCGTCCGCGGATACGACAACACCGGCAAGCCCATCGAATGCGGACACGGCCTGTACGCCGACGTAGACGAGCGCACCGTGGTCTGCCCAGTGTGTGACCAGAAGATTGACGTCGCACGCAACCTCGACAAGGCCGCCGTCGACCGCGACCTGCTACCAGAACCGAAGCTGCTGGAGGTGCTCAAGAACCTCGGTGAACCGGTCTCCCGCGTGAAGCTCTACCAGTGGATCCGTGAAGGCCGGATCCGGCCGCGTGGATGGATGCACCAGGGCAAGATCGTCCAATTCCGCATCCGCCGCGGCGATCCCGCCGTCTACAGCCTCGCCCGGGCGCGCAAGCTCCGCACCAAGGAAATCGGCCAGTGA
- a CDS encoding crossover junction endodeoxyribonuclease RuvC — MIVVGIDPSLTSTGVAVIKDGRLVHHNHHGRPGKNGASYQSRSRRIRRLAADVVNDVGRWKPDLAAIEQHPYAVGHQGNEFDRAGLWHGIFGQLDWLGIPTVVVHPSTHKVWLTGKGNSKKAEVVAAVQAMYPGQTITCDDEADAIGHALIGAFHLGEPMPFDVKPRHTTGLEKVQWPATA, encoded by the coding sequence ATGATCGTCGTCGGGATCGACCCCAGTCTCACCAGCACGGGCGTAGCCGTCATCAAAGACGGACGCCTCGTGCACCACAACCACCACGGCCGGCCAGGCAAGAACGGCGCGAGCTACCAATCGCGCAGTCGACGTATCCGCCGCCTCGCCGCTGACGTCGTCAACGACGTCGGCCGCTGGAAACCTGACCTCGCGGCCATCGAGCAGCACCCCTACGCAGTCGGTCACCAAGGCAACGAATTTGACCGAGCTGGCCTGTGGCACGGCATCTTCGGCCAACTCGACTGGCTCGGTATCCCTACCGTTGTGGTGCACCCCTCAACGCACAAGGTCTGGCTGACCGGCAAGGGCAACTCGAAGAAGGCCGAAGTCGTCGCCGCGGTGCAAGCCATGTACCCCGGTCAGACGATCACCTGCGACGACGAAGCCGACGCGATCGGCCACGCACTCATCGGCGCATTCCACCTCGGCGAACCCATGCCATTCGACGTGAAGCCCCGGCACACCACCGGACTAGAGAAGGTGCAATGGCCAGCCACGGCGTGA
- a CDS encoding HNH endonuclease signature motif containing protein, with protein MSNVEARFWAKVDPSGPWCELLGSNCWVWLGSTKGKGGYGSFFSGRGETTGAHRYSYELHVGPIPAGADIDHRCHRPNCVNPSHLRPSTRKQNMENLTGAHSDSRTGIRGVWRHRGRWRGAVMHFGKRVYVGVFDTPEQAEAAVVAKRNALFSFNDADRIEVADV; from the coding sequence GTGAGCAACGTAGAGGCGAGATTCTGGGCGAAGGTTGACCCCTCGGGTCCATGGTGCGAACTACTGGGCAGCAACTGCTGGGTCTGGTTGGGCAGCACGAAAGGCAAAGGCGGGTACGGATCGTTCTTCTCTGGCAGAGGCGAGACCACCGGCGCGCACCGTTACTCGTACGAGCTACACGTCGGCCCGATCCCGGCTGGAGCCGATATCGACCACCGTTGCCACCGGCCAAATTGCGTGAACCCGAGCCACCTCCGGCCGTCGACCCGCAAGCAGAACATGGAGAACCTCACAGGTGCCCATAGTGATTCACGGACAGGCATCCGCGGAGTATGGCGGCATCGCGGACGCTGGCGCGGCGCCGTTATGCACTTCGGGAAGCGCGTCTACGTCGGCGTATTTGACACACCAGAGCAAGCCGAGGCCGCGGTAGTCGCGAAGCGCAATGCCCTGTTCAGCTTCAACGATGCCGACCGTATCGAGGTGGCCGATGTCTAA